A single window of Sebastes umbrosus isolate fSebUmb1 chromosome 16, fSebUmb1.pri, whole genome shotgun sequence DNA harbors:
- the insm1b gene encoding insulinoma-associated protein 1b encodes MPKGFLVKRNKKSAHVSYRTRSDEDDLHHFQEIPTPAALPSYVYPSQPMSSPARGAAAAASPDCASAAAAAPVPRMEKKPVQFGNPESVCQALYSPTRPISREHDRGGYFERSFNLGSPISAESFPTPASLSGLDQLLYAPVDLKIGTSNSSRSGTISTITTSNSISSLPAPSNRVGGGTKRPASDKAKPASKKPKAIRKLNFEDEMTTSPVLGLKIKEGPVDMKPRAPSGAGGDNNKPLGEFVCQLCKEAYADPFSLAQHKCSRIVRVEYRCPECDKMFSCPANLASHRRWHKPRTTTTGGASAVPGNAQQQGIKPETAKMPQIGVKSVSDEAKDMSDRDTPSPGVSESGSEDGTYDCQYCGKRFKRQAYLRKHIMAHQALQKKVLEEFQPQAEQPPVLSSSSSASSASSSSSSSEEASNQSPLNLSPADCLLCPVCGESFSSRSGQERHLRLMHSSQIYPCKYCPATLYSSPGLTRHINKCHPSENRQVILLQMPVRPAC; translated from the coding sequence ATGCCCAAAGGATTCCTGgtaaaaagaaacaagaaatCCGCACATGTTTCCTACAGGACTCGGTCAGATGAAGATGACCTCCACCACTTCCAGGAGATACCCACCCCAGCTGCCTTGCCGAGTTATGTGTACCCATCCCAGCCGATGTCCAGTCCAGCCcgcggtgcagcagcagcagcgtcgcCGGATTGCgcatcagcagcagctgccGCGCCGGTGCCAAGGATGGAGAAGAAGCCGGTGCAGTTCGGCAACCCGGAGTCGGTGTGTCAAGCTCTCTACAGCCCCACCCGGCCCATCAGCAGGGAGCACGACAGAGGGGGATATTTCGAGCGAAGTTTCAATCTGGGCTCGCCTATTTCTGCTGAGTCATTCCCGACACCCGCCTCTCTCTCCGGCCTGGACCAGCTCCTGTACGCGCCGGTCGACCTGAAAATCGGCACCAGCAACAGCAGCCGCAGCGGCACCATCAGCACCATCACCACTAGCAACAGCATCAGCAGCCTCCCGGCGCCTAGCAACCGGGTCGGCGGCGGTACCAAAAGACCCGCATCTGACAAAGCTAAACCCGCCTCCAAGAAACCCAAAGCCATCCGAAAACTCAACTTTGAAGACGAAATGACGACTTCTCCAGTGCTCGGTCTCAAAATCAAAGAGGGCCCGGTGGATATGAAGCCCAGGGCGCCGTCCGGAGCAGGAGGAGACAACAACAAGCCTCTGGGGGAGTTTGTGTGCCAGCTGTGCAAGGAGGCGTACGCGGATCCATTCTCTCTAGCTCAGCACAAGTGCTCCCGCATCGTCCGGGTCGAGTACCGGTGCCCAGAGTGCGACAAGATGTTCAGCTGCCCGGCAAACCTTGCCTCTCACCGGCGCTGGCACAAACCACGAACCACCACCACCGGAGGCGCATCTGCGGTGCCAGGCAACGCGCAGCAGCAGGGCATCAAACCAgaaacggccaaaatgccacaGATAGGTGTCAAATCAGTCTCCGATGAAGCCAAAGACATGAGTGATAGAGACACCCCGAGTCCAGGTGTGTCCGAGTCCGGCTCTGAAGATGGCACATATGACTGCCAGTACTGCGGGAAGAGGTTTAAGAGACAGGCATACCTAAGAAAACACATCATGGCACACCAGGCCTTGCAAAAGAAAGTGCTGGAGGAGTTTCAACCCCAGGCAGAGCAGCCTCCGGTCctgtcatcctcctcctctgcatcctcagcatcctcctcatcatcatcctcagaGGAAGCCTCAAACCAAAGCCCTCTCAACCTGAGCCCGGCGGACTGCCTGCTGTGCCCGGTGTGCGGGGAGAGTTTCAGCAGCAGGTCCGGACAGGAGAGACACCTGCGCCTCATGCACTCCTCCCAGATCTACCCGTGCAAATACTGCCCCGCCACTCTCTACAGCTCTCCGGGACTCACCAGGCACATAAACAAGTGCCACCCCTCGGAGAACAGGCAGGTGATCCTGCTCCAAATGCCGGTGCGACCAGCCtgctaa